Genomic segment of Methanofollis sp.:
CCGAGAGGGCGGGGAGGACGGCGGTCGAGGCCGCCGATGTGGAGGCGGCGTTCGCAGTCGCCAGGCACGCCCGCCTCGCCGCCGGCGTGGAGGCCCTCGCCCCCCTGGAGAGGACGGTGCTCTCCGTGCTCGCCGGCATGGCGGAGAGAGGGGAGGAGACGACCTCGGGCCGGGTGTACGAGGCCGTCTCCGCAATCGAACCGATGAGTTACACGATGTTTTTTGAACGCCTGAAGAGGCTGGAGGCGCTGCACCTGGTGGCGACGCGGCAGAGGAAGAAAGGGCAGGGGAGGACGCGGGAGATCATGGTGCGGGAGGGAGTGGGGGACGCGGTCGCCCCTGTTCCGGCAGCGTCGTCGGGGACGTCGGGGAAGTGTCCTGCAGGCGTCGCGGACGACGAAAAACGTCGCTATGAAACAGGACAGGAATAAAAAAAGTCACCGGACGACCGGTCTCTCGGCCGGACTCCGGTACAGGGCGTCGGCGGCGTTCTCGCCCGGGGTCGGAATTGCACACCGGGTCAAAGACCGGCGGCCACCTGACCTTCCCGTTCGTTCAGGGTCGAGACTCTCTCCCTGTCGGCCGGGATGGGGTGCTCCCGTATCAGGGCGTCATTGACGCAGGCGTATCGTCGCCCGGCCGAACGGACTGGTTGAGGGAAAATCCGCTCTCCGGCACGGAGCGGCGGAGGTATGCCTCTTCCGCGTCCTGCGCCCGCGCCTCCCACGCGCTGACGGTCTCGTTGTAGACGGCGAACCTCGGGTTGACGACGATGCCGGTCGCACCGTCTTCGAGCCCGGCGACCATATCGCCGCCGGTGAACGTACCGTTGAGGTGCTCCGCGATGCCGGTGGAGACGACGCGGTCGACCCGTTTTATCGCGGACGCGAGCACGACGTCCGGGCCGAGCGGCGACTGGTCGGTGTCGGTCCCGATGATATACCGGCCGGTGGCATTCCCTGCCGCATCGAACACTCCCATGCTGGAATACCCGGCGCACGTGAAGATCACGTCGGTCCCGGTGCCGTACATCCTTTCGGCAATCCGGCCCGCCTCTCCGGGATCGGTGAACCCGTCGGTGGAGTGCTGCCGCACATAGGCATGGTCCACCGCGACCGACGCGTTGACGGCACGGGCGCCGTCCGTGTATCCCCGGAGGAACGTATCGAGGAGGTCGGACTGCGTGCCGAGGATGATGCCGACCTTCCCGGTCCGCGTCGCCGAGGCCGCAAGCA
This window contains:
- a CDS encoding BMP family ABC transporter substrate-binding protein; the encoded protein is AGCTGSSSLPSVYILYGSEIGDLSYTDTAHQGLLAAHDTLSFTAREFTPRDCDTLPGLLAGTEKPGLVITVGYQYANLTRRLAQDHPDIRFLAVDQAGIGSDNVRAYEFVSYGDSYLAGVLAASATRTGKVGIILGTQSDLLDTFLRGYTDGARAVNASVAVDHAYVRQHSTDGFTDPGEAGRIAERMYGTGTDVIFTCAGYSSMGVFDAAGNATGRYIIGTDTDQSPLGPDVVLASAIKRVDRVVSTGIAEHLNGTFTGGDMVAGLEDGATGIVVNPRFAVYNETVSAWEARAQDAEEAYLRRSVPESGFSLNQSVRPGDDTPASMTP